The Desulfovibrio sp. JC022 nucleotide sequence CTTCGATATCCGCAAACCGCTCCCTTTTGACTCCAATTCTTTTGATGCCTGCTATTCACATATGCTGATGTGTATGGAATTGACCATGGCTGAAGTTTCCTGCGCTTTAAGTGAATTGCACAGAGTGCTTAAGCCTGGTGGTCTGGCTGTTTATTCCGTGCGTTCCATTTTTGACCGTCATTACCGGGCCGGGGAACATCTCGGCGAGAATCTGTATGAAGTCGGGAAATTCGCGGTCCATTTTTTCAGCGAGGATAAATTGAAGGGGCTTGCCAGCGGCTTTAAAATCAAATCCATTGAGCGGGTTGAAGAAGGAGCGCTGCCCCGCGACCTCTTTTGCATTGTGATGGAGAAATGTTCCACCCGCTACGCACCTACTTTTGAATCATGTTCCTATGGAAAACAGCGTGCCGGAAAAGTACCTTTCTCACGTAACCGGGCGCACTATCATTGTCCCGGCGGGACATGATAGGTTCCATGCGTTTCAGTTGAAGCGTCCAAGATTATTTCACAAAAAAAGTCTGACCAAAAGGCCAGACTTTTTTTAGATTTTATTTAGACAATCTCTAAAGCAGTTCTTTTAGATTCGGGACAATGGACGGGACTTTCTTTTTGTAGTCCATGTATTCCTTGCCGAAAATTTCTTCCAGAACGGCTTCTTCTTCCGGGATATGGTGCAGGAATTTGTAGTAGGCTACAAAGCACATGCCGAAAAGCAGCCACGCCTGAGTTGCTATGGCACTCCCGGTAAAGATGAAAGCTATCCATGCAAAATAGAGCGGGTTGCGCACGATGGCGAAAGTCCCGGTGGTTTCCAGTCTTTGTTCGGCTACCGCTTTTTTGACTGTTACCCCGGATATGAAAAGAAAAGCGATTCCGATTCCCAGCAGCATGCCGCCCAGAATATTAAACGCCGCACTGGGCAGAAAGGTCATTAAGAAAAATCTGGGAAAAATCAGGGTAATGATCAATGCGGCGAGGCCGTAAATGATTGTGGGTTTGAATATTTTCAAGCCGACTCCGAATACACTCATACTTCGTTCTTCCATAATCTGCTCCACTATTTTCCAGTTGGTTCAGCACCTTTGCAACTGCAAGCGAATTAAAATTTATTGACCTGATCATATTCTAACAGTTTCAACAAAAGAGCAACAAAAACCGTTTGTTGAGTGTTATTCTTTTTTGAATAAATACATGTGGCACATGTCAGTAAGTTCGATAAATGCTTTATTCATGTCCGGTTCTCCTGCTTCCAGAAAGCAGCGATGCATTGTTTCTTCAATGGCCCCACTGACCAGCCTTGCCCCCAAAGTGATGTCATTTATTCTTACTGTTTTTTCGCAATTTGTAAGAATTTCAGCAACTCCATCCTGCAATGCCGTTACTATGCTGCGGTCCAGACGGGCCATATGGGACTCCCTGTTTTTCAAGGCCAGCATTTCGCGGTGTAGTTCTGTAGATAGAGTATGGGCTTGTTTGGCAGTCTCGATAATATATGTAGTGATTTCGCGGGTGCTTTTAGCGTATGGAGCGTTCTGGGCAAAATTTCCGTACACCCCTTTGGTTATACTGGCTGTATATGCTTCGCTGACCTGATTCAGAAGATCTTTTTTGTCTTTGAAGTAGCTGTAAAAGGAGCCCACTGAAACTTTGGCTTCGCCAGCTAACTCGGTAACCCCCGTTCTGTGAAATCCCTTCTCGGAAAATAATTTCATCCCGGCAACGATGATCCGCCGCTTCTTTTCTTTACTTCTCTTCTGGACCGGTGCTCTGCTCATTATTACTCCGAAGTTTATAAATATATTTTATGAATATAAATTCATATTCATATTGTCAATAAATATGAATCAAAATTCATATTAGGAATAAGAGCAGCAAAAAAGAAAAGCCCGGTACTGAATAGCACCGGGCTGAATGGTATAAATTGCGGTTTGAATTTAAGCCGGATCAGATGGATTGGGCAGGAATTTGATGTCGATTTCTTGCTTCAAGCCGTTCATGAACTGGCGGAATTCCCTTTCCTGATGCGGACTGTAGCGCAGCATAAGGATTCCTTTGAATCTGTCGGCAATGGTAAAAAGCGCGAGATTGTCTACGGCCTCCATAAGGAAACGGAAGATTGCAATGTCAGATGGAGCAATCTGGATATACATGCGGCTGGAATTTTCCGGCGGCGGGGGCAGCGGACGCGGACGAGGTTTTCTTTTTCTGCGGGCCATTTAGAATATATTACTTCGTCCCATGCAAAGAGGCGAAGCCCTAATAAAAGGTTTTGGGATTCTTAAACCCTTTTGCAAAAGGGTTTAAGGCCCCCGGCAGGGGTGCCGGAGGCGTCATGAATATAAATGAGCTTAGCGCATCAACTAAAGTATCTTATATCCGTCTTCAGTGATGAGTACCATGTATTCCCAGCGGATACCGCCCCAATCGGAGTAGTAGAGACCTGGCTCAATAGTGATGATCATGCCCGGCTTCAGTTCACCTGAAGCAATGGGGCTTACACTGGGCGGCTCATGTGTTTCAAGGCCGATACCGTGTCCGAGCGAATGGGTAAAGTACTTTTCGACCCCGTATTTTTCAAAAACAGCCTTGGCGGTGTGATAGGCATGCTGAATGGGCAGGCCGGGACGCAGCACTTTGATGGCTTCCATCTGGGCTTCCTGAACCTGATCGCGCACAGTGAGAAAACGGTCCGAAGGCTTGTCGCCGACCCAGAAAGTGCGGGTCTGGTCGGAGCAGTAGTCTCCGAGACGTCCTCCCATATCGATAAGTACCAGTGAGCCGTCTTCGAGCTTGTCGTTTCCGGGAATGGCGTGAGGCAGGGCCGCATTGGGACCGATGCCGACAATGGAAGGAAAGGCCAGTTCGGATGCGCCGTTATTGCGGAAAAGCTGTTCCACATCCCACGCAATTTCAGCTTCAGTGCGACCGGGAACGAGCTTCGGCTCCAGCAGTTCATAAACCTTGTGGTTCAGGGCGCAGGATTCTTCCATAAGCTTGATTTCGTCTGCATCTTTTATAAGACGCAGATCTTCCACCAGCCCGGAAACCGGTTTCAGTTCACAAAGATCGGTAAGTTTTTCATGCTCAAAAATATTTATGGACTTGGGATCATATGAAATTTTTTTGAGGTCATTGGACTTGAAAAAATCCCGCAGGGCATCGAATTTACGCCCGGAATAAATGAAAATATCATCTTCTTTCCAGACCTTGCGGGCTGCATCGTGGTAGCGGGGATCAGTGAGCAGGAAGTCGCGCCCATCAGGATCAATGATCAGCCAGCCTGCTGTTTCATTGCACTGGGGATCGTGAAGTTCAAAGCCGCTGAGGTAGTAGCGGTTGGCTGCGAAGCTGACCAGAAGAGGAGGGTGTCCGCGGTCTTTGAGCCGTCTGCGAACATTCTCCCGCCGTTGTTCATAAGTGGCGGTGGAAATTGTCATGTGCTTTAACTGATCCTGTATGTGGTTTCCGGCTGTCCGTTAATCATCCGTTCAGCCCATTCTACTCCCTGCATTACGGAATGATCCATGTTGGAAACTTCGTATTTCCAGCCGCCGAAACGGCCACGGGAATAGATGTTCATGGATTCAAGCGCAGGCTGTAAAACTTTTAACGCTTCATCGCGTTGCAGGCAAGGGATGGGATAACCGTAATCCACATTTATTGACCAGCGGGATATAATATCGCTTAGTTCGTCTTCATTCAGCATGCTGGTGTTGACCAGACCGTCTTCCACCTGCTGAATAATTTTGTTTTTATCAATAATCTTGTCATGGGAGTAGGACACCTCACACATCAGCGCCCGCCCTTTGCCCGGTTCCGGGGTGTTGTTGGGCGAGTAGTTGTGGAAATTGGTAACCCTGTAAAAGGGGTTGTTGTCTTCAGGAAAATACATCCAGCAGCGCGAATCCGGCTTGGAGCTGGAAAGTCCTATTCCAGCCACAACTACGCTATTATGTTTGAGAGATTTTGCCGCGTTCACGAGTTGCGCGGGCGGATCAGTCAGCCAGCGCGAGGCTAGAATATCAATGGGGCCGGTGTTGAGCAGATGTTCATATTCAAATGAATTGCCCTCTGTATCAGTGACGGTTTTGGATTTGGGATCAATAGACGTCACATGGGTATCATATTTTATATGATCGGAAACAGTGGCAGCCAGTTTTTTAAAGATGGTTCCGGTTCCGCCCTTGAGGGGGAATTTAAATTTGTTGTTCGGTCCCCATGAAAGTTTGTCACGTTCGAGAATGATATTTTTGATCACCGAGCGCAGGTCGATCACACTTACCCGTTCCCTGATCCATGAGAAAGACATCTTCTCAGGCTGGGTGGCCCATACCTTATAATTATAAGGCTCCATAAAATATTTGGCGATCCCTTTGCCAAAGACAGAGTGAATCCATTCAAGAAAGTTCTCAGGTGTTTCTTCAGAACGCTCTCCGGGCAGAAGTCCACGCACGCATTCCCATTTTTCCTGATTGGGGAGGTGGCGAATGTTGTTCTGAAAAGGGTAGGGAACCCAGCTTTTAAGGATGCGCACCCATGATTCGCGCAGATGCTCAGTGTATTCGCCCTGCAATAGCCCTTCGATCAGATTGTCATAATATTCGTAATGGGAAAACATGACATGCCCGCCAATATCCCAGGTAAATCCTTTTCCGTCCGTAAAGCTTGAGGCTAAACCTCCGGGCCAGGAATTTTTTTCCAGTACAAGGAAGGATTTTTCTCCAAGTTCGGAAAGCCGACGGGCCGCTCCAAGTCCAGTCGGACCCGCACCGATTATGACATATCTGCATTTCATCGCTTTTACTCCGCAACATAAAATTTAAATATGTCGTAACAGAAGCAAAGCCTATGCCATCTGCCTTTTCTTAGAAAACGAAAGGAAACAGCACTGTCACTTATCTTTCTTGTGGGCGTAACAGGTTTGTAACTAAGTTCAGATAGACCATTGCACAACGATAGAAAACGGACGCGGTAAAAAAAGAACTGAGTCTGAAATTAAAATTCCATTTTTGGAGGAAAAAGATG carries:
- a CDS encoding isoprenylcysteine carboxylmethyltransferase family protein, whose amino-acid sequence is MEERSMSVFGVGLKIFKPTIIYGLAALIITLIFPRFFLMTFLPSAAFNILGGMLLGIGIAFLFISGVTVKKAVAEQRLETTGTFAIVRNPLYFAWIAFIFTGSAIATQAWLLFGMCFVAYYKFLHHIPEEEAVLEEIFGKEYMDYKKKVPSIVPNLKELL
- a CDS encoding DUF4911 domain-containing protein, whose product is MARRKRKPRPRPLPPPPENSSRMYIQIAPSDIAIFRFLMEAVDNLALFTIADRFKGILMLRYSPHQEREFRQFMNGLKQEIDIKFLPNPSDPA
- a CDS encoding NAD(P)/FAD-dependent oxidoreductase encodes the protein MKCRYVIIGAGPTGLGAARRLSELGEKSFLVLEKNSWPGGLASSFTDGKGFTWDIGGHVMFSHYEYYDNLIEGLLQGEYTEHLRESWVRILKSWVPYPFQNNIRHLPNQEKWECVRGLLPGERSEETPENFLEWIHSVFGKGIAKYFMEPYNYKVWATQPEKMSFSWIRERVSVIDLRSVIKNIILERDKLSWGPNNKFKFPLKGGTGTIFKKLAATVSDHIKYDTHVTSIDPKSKTVTDTEGNSFEYEHLLNTGPIDILASRWLTDPPAQLVNAAKSLKHNSVVVAGIGLSSSKPDSRCWMYFPEDNNPFYRVTNFHNYSPNNTPEPGKGRALMCEVSYSHDKIIDKNKIIQQVEDGLVNTSMLNEDELSDIISRWSINVDYGYPIPCLQRDEALKVLQPALESMNIYSRGRFGGWKYEVSNMDHSVMQGVEWAERMINGQPETTYRIS
- a CDS encoding class I SAM-dependent methyltransferase, giving the protein MKPVMNACTAQQELWDQVFSESESYFGEQPSALAQKSLELFRENDVCSVLETGCGQGRDTFLFAGDGLKVTALDYSSRAVDEITAKASSSSFSSYIDSRCFDIRKPLPFDSNSFDACYSHMLMCMELTMAEVSCALSELHRVLKPGGLAVYSVRSIFDRHYRAGEHLGENLYEVGKFAVHFFSEDKLKGLASGFKIKSIERVEEGALPRDLFCIVMEKCSTRYAPTFESCSYGKQRAGKVPFSRNRAHYHCPGGT
- a CDS encoding TetR/AcrR family transcriptional regulator yields the protein MSRAPVQKRSKEKKRRIIVAGMKLFSEKGFHRTGVTELAGEAKVSVGSFYSYFKDKKDLLNQVSEAYTASITKGVYGNFAQNAPYAKSTREITTYIIETAKQAHTLSTELHREMLALKNRESHMARLDRSIVTALQDGVAEILTNCEKTVRINDITLGARLVSGAIEETMHRCFLEAGEPDMNKAFIELTDMCHMYLFKKE
- a CDS encoding Xaa-Pro peptidase family protein encodes the protein MTISTATYEQRRENVRRRLKDRGHPPLLVSFAANRYYLSGFELHDPQCNETAGWLIIDPDGRDFLLTDPRYHDAARKVWKEDDIFIYSGRKFDALRDFFKSNDLKKISYDPKSINIFEHEKLTDLCELKPVSGLVEDLRLIKDADEIKLMEESCALNHKVYELLEPKLVPGRTEAEIAWDVEQLFRNNGASELAFPSIVGIGPNAALPHAIPGNDKLEDGSLVLIDMGGRLGDYCSDQTRTFWVGDKPSDRFLTVRDQVQEAQMEAIKVLRPGLPIQHAYHTAKAVFEKYGVEKYFTHSLGHGIGLETHEPPSVSPIASGELKPGMIITIEPGLYYSDWGGIRWEYMVLITEDGYKIL